The Candidatus Limnocylindrales bacterium genome has a segment encoding these proteins:
- a CDS encoding DUF1800 domain-containing protein produces the protein MGYEEARHLLNRTSFAADEGQVQEFAGLTREQAVDRLLSSIQTQAQTPPPEWVNEVISLRKIRSMSEEERENFRKRYREYGIELRAWWYQEMLSTPSPFTEKMTLFWHNHFTSSLQKVKAPQFMYHQNVLLRQYALGNFGEMLHAVSKDPAMIVYLDNVSNRKGQPNENFAREVMELFTLGEGHYTEQDVKEAARAFSGWSLDRETGQFRFYPHLHDEGLKTILGQTGNFDGDAVLDILLSKPQTAEFITTKLWREFISPTPNPREVKRMAALFRDSHYDIKTLMRALLTSEDFYAKENRGVLIKSPVEFIVGTLRQFNIQPPDMRPLAFAARQLGQDIFMPPNVKGWPGGESWINSNTLLIRKQLLEHLFRAREMPDGSGPILERSAMGSSQALQSDLDSKPNSPSDREPRKMTRLQRALNFQFDSDTWCAQFKGNLIEKQNQMTRLLLAIEPLQKPQPTTDCIEFIRQLVLDPVYQLK, from the coding sequence ATGGGTTACGAGGAAGCCCGACATTTGCTCAATCGAACTTCCTTCGCCGCCGATGAGGGTCAGGTTCAAGAATTTGCTGGATTGACCCGGGAACAGGCTGTAGACAGGCTGTTGAGTTCTATTCAAACCCAGGCTCAAACGCCACCTCCGGAATGGGTCAATGAAGTCATATCTCTCCGAAAAATTCGAAGTATGAGTGAAGAAGAGCGAGAAAATTTCCGCAAGCGATATCGTGAATACGGAATTGAACTGCGGGCGTGGTGGTATCAGGAAATGTTGTCAACCCCTTCACCCTTCACCGAAAAGATGACGTTGTTCTGGCATAACCACTTTACCTCCAGCCTGCAAAAAGTTAAAGCACCCCAGTTCATGTATCATCAAAATGTACTCCTGCGGCAATATGCCTTAGGGAACTTTGGCGAGATGCTCCACGCGGTTTCTAAAGATCCTGCCATGATCGTCTATCTGGACAATGTCTCCAATCGTAAAGGTCAACCCAATGAAAACTTTGCCCGAGAAGTTATGGAACTGTTTACCCTGGGAGAAGGTCACTACACCGAACAAGACGTCAAAGAAGCCGCGCGGGCTTTTTCCGGCTGGAGTCTGGACCGTGAAACCGGACAGTTCCGTTTTTATCCCCATCTGCACGATGAAGGGTTAAAAACTATTCTCGGTCAGACGGGTAATTTCGATGGAGACGCCGTGTTGGATATTCTTTTGTCTAAACCTCAAACCGCGGAGTTTATTACCACTAAACTCTGGCGTGAGTTTATTTCCCCGACCCCTAACCCTAGGGAAGTTAAACGCATGGCCGCGTTATTCCGGGACAGTCATTACGACATCAAGACTTTAATGCGAGCCTTATTAACCTCTGAGGATTTCTATGCTAAAGAGAATCGGGGGGTTTTGATCAAGTCGCCCGTGGAGTTTATTGTGGGGACACTCCGTCAATTTAATATTCAACCTCCGGATATGCGGCCACTTGCGTTTGCTGCCCGTCAACTGGGACAGGATATTTTTATGCCACCCAATGTAAAAGGATGGCCGGGGGGCGAAAGCTGGATCAACAGCAACACCCTGTTGATCCGTAAACAATTACTGGAACATTTATTCCGGGCCAGGGAAATGCCGGATGGATCCGGTCCTATCCTTGAAAGATCGGCCATGGGAAGTTCTCAGGCCCTTCAATCTGATCTGGATTCAAAACCGAATTCCCCCTCTGACCGGGAGCCGAGGAAGATGACACGACTCCAACGGGCTCTAAACTTTCAGTTTGATAGTGACACCTGGTGTGCTCAATTCAAAGGGAACCTCATAGAAAAACAGAATCAGATGACCAGACTCCTCCTGGCGATAGAACCCTTACAAAAACCCCAACCCACAACCGATTGTATTGAATTTATCCGTCAATTGGTTTTAGATCCGGTTTATCAACTCAAGTAA